A section of the Verrucomicrobium sp. GAS474 genome encodes:
- a CDS encoding FAD-binding protein, with product MSKLNEPGLQLHSDVLVIGGGPAAAWAAIAAAERGARVIIADKGYLGTSGAFAASTSGAKVIPPLKELRDRVKFERYALGGHLSVHAWWDRILDVTFEKAPKIYEWGGYEAPVLDGTPFRGLQGPETMRIMRRQLKKVGVQILDQSPALELLVDEEGAVAGARGFQRHARRSWTVTAGAVVIASGGCAWLSKALGCNTNTGEGLLMAVEAGAELSGMEFSAHYAPAPKHASVTKNAYYRYASFADKDGNILEGLTKNGHRSTSAIAKELMKGPVFVRFDRGTSDPEYQKMLRMVQPNFMAAFDRANINPFTDWFEITLVLEGTVRGVGGIRIADDDCGTTVRGLYAAGDAATRELNCGGFTGGAGPNMTWAIGSGNIAGAGAAVHALALGSKALNRVYHATGKAGLVPAEGNTTPIDAAAIVKGTQDEFLPFERNIFRTEETLLESLAKLNQLWKEAQGIPAQENPHQLIRSREAVAILAAARWAYFAGLERKETRGMHKRLDYPKLDPAQRHYLAVGGLDTLWTRPVPVAEEVVPEPARPEAGVHV from the coding sequence ATGAGCAAATTGAACGAACCCGGACTCCAACTTCACTCCGACGTCCTCGTCATCGGCGGCGGTCCCGCGGCTGCCTGGGCCGCCATTGCCGCCGCCGAGCGGGGCGCGCGCGTCATCATCGCGGACAAGGGTTACCTCGGCACCAGCGGGGCCTTCGCCGCCAGCACCTCGGGTGCCAAGGTCATCCCGCCGTTGAAAGAACTCCGTGACCGCGTCAAGTTCGAGCGCTACGCCCTCGGCGGCCATCTTTCCGTCCATGCCTGGTGGGACCGCATCCTCGACGTCACCTTCGAGAAAGCCCCGAAGATCTATGAATGGGGCGGTTATGAGGCACCGGTCCTGGACGGCACCCCCTTCCGAGGACTTCAAGGCCCCGAGACCATGCGGATCATGCGGCGCCAGTTGAAGAAGGTCGGCGTCCAGATCCTCGACCAGAGCCCCGCGCTCGAACTCCTCGTCGACGAGGAGGGGGCCGTCGCCGGAGCGCGCGGCTTCCAGCGCCACGCACGGCGCTCCTGGACGGTCACGGCGGGGGCCGTCGTCATCGCCTCGGGCGGGTGCGCCTGGCTGAGCAAGGCGCTCGGCTGCAACACGAACACGGGCGAAGGCCTCCTGATGGCCGTCGAAGCCGGGGCCGAGCTCTCCGGCATGGAGTTCTCCGCCCACTACGCCCCCGCGCCGAAGCACGCCTCGGTGACGAAAAACGCCTACTACCGCTACGCCTCCTTCGCCGACAAGGACGGCAACATCCTCGAGGGCCTCACGAAGAACGGCCACCGCTCGACCTCCGCCATCGCGAAGGAATTGATGAAGGGTCCCGTCTTCGTCCGTTTCGACCGGGGCACCTCCGATCCCGAGTACCAGAAGATGCTCCGCATGGTGCAGCCGAACTTCATGGCCGCCTTCGACCGCGCCAACATCAACCCCTTCACCGACTGGTTCGAGATCACCCTCGTCCTCGAAGGAACCGTCCGCGGCGTCGGCGGCATCCGGATCGCCGACGACGATTGCGGCACCACCGTTCGCGGCCTCTATGCGGCGGGCGACGCGGCCACGCGGGAGCTCAACTGCGGCGGATTCACCGGCGGCGCGGGACCGAACATGACCTGGGCCATCGGGAGCGGCAACATCGCCGGGGCCGGAGCCGCCGTCCATGCGCTTGCCCTCGGAAGCAAAGCCCTGAATCGGGTCTACCACGCCACCGGCAAGGCGGGCCTCGTCCCCGCCGAAGGGAACACGACCCCTATCGACGCGGCGGCCATCGTGAAGGGGACCCAGGACGAATTCCTCCCCTTCGAGCGAAATATCTTCCGGACCGAGGAAACCCTCCTCGAATCCCTCGCCAAGCTCAATCAGCTTTGGAAGGAAGCCCAGGGCATCCCCGCGCAGGAAAACCCGCACCAGCTCATCCGGTCCCGCGAGGCCGTCGCCATCCTCGCCGCGGCACGCTGGGCCTACTTCGCCGGACTGGAACGCAAGGAAACCCGAGGCATGCACAAGCGGCTCGATTACCCCAAACTCGATCCGGCCCAACGCCATTACCTCGCCGTCGGCGGGCTCGACACGCTCTGGACCCGCCCCGTCCCCGTCGCCGAGGAAGTCGTCCCCGAACCGGCCAGGCCCGAAGCCGGGGTCCACGTATGA
- a CDS encoding ferredoxin family protein — MIELVSQDRCISCDICVSVCPTDVFEAVPDGPPVVARKEDCQTCFLCEAHCPADALYVAPEAHIDVAVNEAELIATNRLGSYRRSLGWGKGNKNTATLMAELNDLRTKLESPF; from the coding sequence ATGATCGAGCTCGTCAGCCAGGACCGCTGCATCTCCTGCGACATCTGCGTCTCCGTCTGTCCCACCGATGTCTTTGAAGCCGTCCCCGACGGCCCGCCCGTCGTCGCGCGGAAGGAGGACTGCCAAACCTGCTTCCTCTGCGAGGCCCACTGCCCCGCCGACGCCCTCTACGTCGCTCCCGAAGCCCATATCGACGTCGCCGTGAACGAGGCCGAGCTGATCGCCACGAACCGCCTCGGCAGCTACCGCCGCAGCCTCGGTTGGGGAAAGGGAAACAAGAACACCGCCACGCTGATGGCCGAGCTCAACGACCTGCGAACCAAGCTCGAGTCGCCCTTTTGA
- a CDS encoding KUP/HAK/KT family potassium transporter produces MSHSAPAAPALGTDLTQSPHGSNGNGKAKAHWPIVLAAVGVVYGDIGTSPLYALNECLINTPGSRAVAALGCASLIFWSLIFVVTIKYVLFVSRADNQGEGGIFALLALRPKSETLLCAPILFILAGASLLYGDGLITPAISVLSAAEGLKSVNPIFTPWVLPLACTILFALFWFQKKGTAKIGGIFGPVMVLWFATLAVLGAIQIVQTPAILHALNPLSGLALLKSHPVAFVGILGSVVLAVTGAEALYADMGHFGRPAIARGWYGIALPGLALNYLGQAAYVVRHPDDLTNPFTAIGPQGHYGILLVLLSLAATIIACQALITGTFSLTRQAISLGYFPRLGVIHTSAEHEGHIYLPFLNWMLGLGSICLVLGFKSSGALAAAYGIAVTGTMAATSLAFYRTTRYRWEWPRVAAVPLCVTFLLVDLTFFGANLPKFQEGGWLPLLIGGFILTIMVTWKRGRAEILRHILKQDIDVSLIVSEIEQENIHRVAGCAVFMSAVPKGTPIALLHHLKANRCLHKTVLLLTLSVEGVPRIPKEESVHVEDLGGGLWRVIARYGYMDTPNGPTLLAQLAAHGIEINPRATTYFFNRETIIPGGKARMWPWQKELYRVLSQNARPARDYFGIPPNQIIEMGLPVQL; encoded by the coding sequence GTGTCCCATTCCGCCCCCGCCGCCCCCGCGCTCGGCACCGACCTGACGCAGAGCCCCCACGGTTCCAATGGGAACGGGAAAGCCAAGGCCCATTGGCCGATCGTCCTCGCCGCCGTCGGGGTCGTCTACGGCGACATCGGCACCAGCCCCCTCTACGCGCTCAACGAGTGCCTGATCAACACCCCCGGCAGCCGCGCCGTCGCCGCCCTCGGCTGCGCCTCCCTCATCTTCTGGTCCCTCATCTTCGTCGTCACGATCAAGTACGTCCTCTTCGTCAGCCGGGCCGACAACCAAGGGGAAGGCGGCATCTTCGCCCTCCTCGCCCTCCGTCCGAAGTCGGAGACCCTCCTCTGCGCCCCCATCCTCTTCATCCTCGCCGGGGCCTCCCTCCTCTACGGGGACGGCCTGATCACCCCTGCCATCTCGGTCCTCTCCGCCGCCGAGGGGCTGAAGAGCGTCAATCCGATCTTCACGCCGTGGGTCCTCCCCCTTGCCTGCACCATCCTCTTCGCCCTCTTCTGGTTCCAGAAAAAGGGAACGGCGAAGATCGGCGGCATCTTCGGTCCCGTCATGGTCCTCTGGTTCGCCACCCTCGCCGTCCTCGGCGCCATCCAGATCGTCCAGACCCCGGCCATCCTCCACGCCCTGAACCCCCTCTCCGGCCTCGCCCTGCTGAAGTCCCATCCCGTCGCCTTCGTCGGCATCCTCGGCTCCGTCGTCCTCGCCGTCACGGGGGCCGAGGCCCTCTATGCCGACATGGGCCACTTCGGCCGTCCCGCCATCGCCCGGGGCTGGTATGGGATCGCCCTCCCCGGCCTCGCGCTGAACTACCTCGGCCAGGCCGCCTACGTCGTCCGCCATCCCGACGACCTCACGAACCCCTTCACCGCAATCGGGCCGCAGGGACACTACGGCATCCTCCTCGTCCTCCTCTCCCTCGCCGCCACCATCATCGCCTGCCAGGCCCTCATCACCGGAACCTTCTCCCTCACGCGGCAGGCCATCTCCCTCGGCTACTTCCCCCGCCTCGGCGTCATCCACACCAGCGCAGAACACGAGGGCCACATCTACCTCCCCTTCCTGAACTGGATGCTCGGCCTCGGCTCCATCTGCCTCGTCCTCGGCTTCAAGTCGAGCGGCGCCCTCGCCGCCGCCTACGGCATCGCCGTCACCGGGACCATGGCCGCCACCTCCCTCGCCTTCTACCGCACCACCCGCTACCGCTGGGAATGGCCCCGCGTCGCCGCCGTCCCCCTCTGCGTCACCTTCCTCCTCGTCGACCTCACCTTCTTCGGCGCCAACCTGCCGAAGTTCCAGGAAGGCGGCTGGCTCCCCCTCCTCATCGGCGGCTTCATCCTCACCATCATGGTCACCTGGAAGCGGGGCCGGGCCGAGATCCTCCGCCACATCCTGAAGCAGGACATCGACGTCTCCCTCATCGTCAGCGAAATCGAGCAGGAAAACATCCACCGCGTCGCCGGCTGCGCCGTCTTCATGTCGGCCGTCCCGAAGGGGACCCCCATCGCCCTCCTCCACCACCTGAAGGCCAACCGCTGCCTCCACAAGACCGTCCTCCTCCTCACCCTCTCCGTCGAAGGCGTCCCCCGCATCCCGAAGGAGGAATCGGTCCACGTCGAAGACCTCGGCGGGGGCCTCTGGCGCGTCATCGCCCGCTACGGCTACATGGACACGCCGAACGGCCCCACCCTCCTCGCCCAGCTCGCCGCGCACGGCATCGAGATCAACCCCCGGGCCACCACCTACTTCTTCAACCGGGAGACCATCATCCCCGGCGGCAAGGCCCGCATGTGGCCGTGGCAGAAGGAACTCTACCGCGTCCTCAGCCAGAACGCCCGCCCCGCCCGGGACTACTTCGGCATCCCGCCGAACCAGATCATCGAGATGGGGCTCCCCGTCCAGCTCTAG